A genomic stretch from Kribbella amoyensis includes:
- a CDS encoding bifunctional nuclease domain-containing protein — protein MRELTLIGIRMESPNRAPVMMLRETDGYRYLPISIGSVEATAIAYEEQGLRPSRPLTHDLMRDLIEAFGVQIEAVEIVELRDAVFYAELVLANGARVSARPSDSVALAVRLGTPIRCTEQVLREAGVATPEEEQAELERFRKFLDGVAPEDFSS, from the coding sequence ATGCGAGAGCTGACGCTGATCGGGATCCGGATGGAGTCCCCCAACCGGGCGCCGGTGATGATGCTGCGCGAGACCGACGGCTATCGGTACCTGCCGATCTCGATCGGGTCGGTCGAGGCGACCGCGATCGCGTACGAGGAGCAGGGCCTGCGCCCGTCCCGGCCGCTCACCCACGACCTGATGCGCGACCTGATCGAGGCGTTCGGCGTCCAGATCGAGGCGGTCGAGATCGTCGAGCTGCGGGACGCCGTCTTCTACGCCGAACTGGTGCTCGCCAACGGCGCCCGGGTGTCGGCCCGGCCGAGCGACTCGGTCGCCCTCGCGGTCCGGCTCGGTACCCCGATCCGCTGCACCGAGCAGGTCCTCCGCGAGGCCGGCGTGGCCACGCCGGAGGAGGAGCAGGCCGAGCTCGAGCGGTTCCGGAAGTTCCTCGACGGCGTCGCCCCGGAGGACTTCTCCAGCTGA
- the pstC gene encoding phosphate ABC transporter permease subunit PstC: protein MSTTDGTAPPDRPADDPADRKKVELGPVGHLGDRLFSGLAHTSGGLVVAIVAFVGIFLLALAIPSLAKNESSFLFSRIWEPGGNPPKFGIAALFYTTVISSIIAMVIAVPIAVGVALFTTYYAPKRLAAPVSHAIDLLAAVPSIIYGLWGILFFAPILRPVINGLSSALGWLPVFEKPIGDNVGVVFTASVVLAIMILPVVTAISREIFAQTPVTHREGALALGATRWEMIRMAVLPYGRSGVVSASMLGLGRALGETVAVLIILSVPNGNDPWDPSIFAGGETFASKIANNAAEFDSPEKTGAYIAAGLVLFVVTFLVNSAARVIVARSTPGGKRNRRIRRIGDKPKTEGATV, encoded by the coding sequence ATGAGTACAACAGACGGCACGGCCCCGCCCGACCGGCCGGCCGACGACCCGGCGGACCGGAAGAAGGTGGAGCTCGGCCCGGTCGGCCACCTGGGCGACCGGCTGTTCTCCGGCCTCGCCCACACCTCCGGCGGCCTGGTGGTCGCGATCGTGGCCTTCGTCGGCATCTTCCTGCTGGCATTGGCGATCCCGTCCCTGGCCAAGAACGAGAGCAGTTTCCTCTTCTCCCGGATCTGGGAGCCCGGCGGCAACCCGCCGAAGTTCGGCATCGCGGCGCTGTTCTACACCACCGTGATCAGCTCGATCATCGCAATGGTGATCGCGGTCCCGATCGCGGTCGGCGTCGCCCTCTTCACCACCTACTACGCCCCGAAGCGGCTGGCCGCCCCGGTCTCGCACGCGATCGACCTGCTGGCCGCGGTGCCGTCGATCATCTACGGCCTGTGGGGCATCCTCTTCTTCGCCCCGATCCTGCGGCCGGTGATCAACGGCCTGTCCTCGGCGCTGGGCTGGCTGCCGGTGTTCGAGAAGCCGATCGGCGACAACGTCGGGGTGGTGTTCACCGCCTCGGTGGTGCTGGCGATCATGATCCTGCCGGTGGTCACCGCGATCAGCCGGGAGATCTTCGCGCAGACCCCGGTCACCCACCGCGAGGGCGCCCTGGCGCTCGGCGCGACCCGCTGGGAGATGATCCGGATGGCGGTGCTGCCGTACGGCCGGTCCGGCGTGGTCAGCGCGTCGATGCTCGGCCTCGGCCGCGCGCTCGGTGAGACCGTCGCGGTGCTGATCATCCTGTCGGTCCCGAACGGCAACGACCCGTGGGACCCGTCGATCTTCGCCGGCGGTGAGACGTTCGCCTCGAAGATCGCCAACAACGCGGCCGAGTTCGACTCGCCCGAGAAGACCGGCGCGTACATCGCCGCCGGCCTGGTGCTGTTCGTGGTGACCTTCCTGGTCAACTCGGCGGCCCGGGTGATCGTCGCGCGCAGTACGCCGGGCGGGAAGCGCAACCGCCGGATCCGCCGCATCGGCGACAAGCCGAAGACCGAAGGAGCGACGGTATGA
- the pstS gene encoding phosphate ABC transporter substrate-binding protein PstS: MSVNRLLRVGTVAVASLGVLALSACGSDPEPSGSSSPSGSSSSTGADCPEGTLNAEGSSAQKNAIEEVISKYNEKCADVTVNYNPTGSGAGIKQFNASQVDFAGSDSALKTEGKDGAESEAAAAAKRCQGSPAVNLPMVIGPVAVAYNVDGLDKLILDGPTAAKIFQGTVKTWNAPEIAKLNPGVTLPSAPITVFFRSDESGTTENFTKYLAAAGGGAWKGEPAKKWTGTGAGKEKSAGVAEGVKSTKNAITYVEWSYAVDNKLGVAQIDAGAGPVELTAESAGKALAAAKPAGTGSDLALKLDYATKAAGAYPIILVTYEIACTKGLPAEKTALVKSFLTYFASTEGQASLTELNYAPLPEEIRTKVDAAVQAIS; the protein is encoded by the coding sequence GTGTCCGTCAACCGCCTGCTCCGCGTCGGCACCGTCGCCGTGGCCTCCCTCGGCGTCCTCGCTCTGAGCGCCTGTGGCAGTGACCCCGAGCCGTCCGGCTCCTCGAGCCCGTCCGGTTCCAGCTCCTCGACCGGCGCCGACTGCCCCGAGGGCACTCTGAACGCCGAGGGCTCCTCGGCGCAGAAGAACGCCATCGAGGAAGTCATCAGCAAGTACAACGAGAAGTGCGCCGACGTCACGGTGAACTACAACCCGACCGGGTCCGGTGCGGGCATCAAGCAGTTCAACGCCAGCCAGGTCGACTTCGCCGGGTCCGACTCGGCCCTGAAGACCGAGGGCAAGGACGGCGCCGAGTCCGAGGCCGCCGCGGCGGCGAAGCGCTGCCAGGGCAGCCCGGCGGTGAACCTGCCGATGGTGATCGGCCCGGTCGCGGTCGCGTACAACGTCGACGGCCTGGACAAGCTGATCCTGGACGGCCCGACCGCCGCGAAGATCTTCCAGGGCACCGTGAAGACCTGGAACGCGCCGGAGATCGCCAAGCTGAACCCGGGCGTCACCCTGCCGTCCGCGCCGATCACGGTGTTCTTCCGCTCCGACGAGTCCGGCACCACCGAGAACTTCACCAAGTACCTGGCCGCCGCCGGCGGCGGTGCCTGGAAGGGTGAGCCGGCCAAGAAGTGGACCGGCACGGGCGCCGGCAAGGAGAAGTCCGCCGGTGTCGCCGAGGGTGTGAAGAGCACCAAGAACGCGATCACCTACGTGGAGTGGTCCTACGCGGTCGACAACAAGCTGGGCGTCGCGCAGATCGACGCGGGCGCCGGCCCGGTCGAGCTGACCGCCGAGTCCGCGGGCAAGGCGCTGGCCGCGGCCAAGCCGGCCGGTACCGGGTCCGACCTGGCGCTGAAGCTGGACTACGCGACCAAGGCCGCCGGGGCGTACCCGATCATCCTGGTGACCTACGAGATCGCCTGCACCAAGGGCCTGCCGGCCGAGAAGACGGCGCTGGTGAAGAGCTTCCTGACCTACTTCGCCAGCACCGAGGGCCAGGCCTCGCTGACCGAACTGAACTACGCGCCGCTGCCGGAGGAGATCCGGACCAAGGTCGACGCCGCGGTCCAGGCGATCAGCTGA
- a CDS encoding DUF6318 family protein, whose product MGPYRSRVPVLRCRCGKPFRYWLSRRTERMTDQGTTGAVVRRSVAQLLATLAVCALASCSDDESGSSDSRAAASTTDTPAAAPTADPTKVQPPVRPGAAHGLSLAAGTAFVRYYTDLLNYSSETGDTRPMLAESDPGCRRCRLYADFVVRTNARNNGLVGDYRERIGEPKLKLGTTGRLGGSVTVAVGAYSSKATGDSEAVSHRPETFVRQFALSPVAGRWIMYEMKLIRQ is encoded by the coding sequence ATGGGACCGTACCGATCACGGGTCCCGGTACTCCGCTGCAGGTGCGGGAAGCCGTTCCGGTACTGGTTGAGCCGTCGAACTGAACGGATGACTGACCAAGGTACGACGGGCGCGGTTGTCCGGCGGAGCGTTGCCCAGCTTCTCGCGACCCTCGCAGTCTGTGCCCTGGCCAGCTGCTCGGATGACGAATCGGGTTCCAGCGATTCCCGAGCGGCCGCGTCGACCACGGACACACCCGCTGCGGCGCCGACGGCCGATCCCACGAAAGTTCAGCCGCCCGTGCGGCCAGGTGCAGCTCACGGTCTGTCTCTAGCTGCAGGTACTGCGTTTGTCCGCTATTACACAGACCTCTTGAACTATTCGTCCGAGACCGGTGACACGCGTCCGATGTTGGCCGAGAGCGATCCAGGATGCAGGCGCTGTCGGCTGTACGCGGACTTCGTGGTCAGAACCAACGCACGGAACAACGGCCTGGTCGGCGACTATCGCGAGCGGATCGGTGAGCCCAAGCTGAAGCTAGGCACCACCGGCCGGCTAGGCGGTTCGGTGACCGTCGCCGTCGGCGCCTACTCCAGCAAGGCAACCGGCGATTCCGAGGCTGTTTCGCATCGACCCGAAACCTTCGTGCGTCAGTTCGCACTGTCGCCCGTGGCTGGCCGCTGGATCATGTATGAGATGAAGCTGATTCGCCAATGA
- a CDS encoding response regulator transcription factor — MRPTGCVTVTAPTGPAGVLVVVADPVVRAGIRALVGEHARTEVAGTADSVRTAAAAIRRDHPDLVLVDSVLVDSAPGGSIGELVTVCAEGAAVGERPRVVALVTGEAPSLARVRGYFAAGVDGIVSTAEDIGDSLLAVRSGRAAGGWISPTLAAEILRRTEPPPKPAVAEVAVALSNVTPSEHAVLRLVADGNTDREIATRLHRSERVVKFHVSNLLAKLQARNRAHLVQLAVRSGLLPVHCPCGQAAGVRSTRDVAS; from the coding sequence GTGAGGCCGACAGGGTGCGTGACCGTGACGGCGCCGACGGGACCGGCCGGTGTGCTGGTCGTGGTGGCGGACCCGGTGGTCCGGGCCGGGATCAGGGCGCTGGTCGGGGAGCACGCCCGGACCGAGGTGGCGGGCACGGCCGACAGCGTCCGGACCGCGGCGGCGGCGATCAGGCGGGACCATCCGGACCTGGTGCTGGTGGACTCGGTGCTGGTCGACTCGGCGCCGGGTGGCTCGATCGGCGAACTCGTGACCGTCTGCGCGGAGGGTGCCGCGGTTGGAGAGCGGCCGCGGGTGGTGGCGCTGGTCACGGGGGAGGCTCCGTCGCTGGCCAGGGTGCGCGGGTACTTCGCGGCCGGCGTCGACGGGATCGTGTCGACGGCCGAGGACATCGGCGACAGCCTGTTGGCGGTCCGCAGTGGGCGGGCGGCGGGTGGCTGGATCAGTCCGACCCTGGCCGCTGAGATCCTGCGCCGGACCGAGCCACCACCGAAGCCGGCGGTCGCCGAGGTGGCTGTTGCTCTGAGCAACGTGACCCCGAGTGAGCACGCGGTGTTGCGATTGGTTGCTGATGGCAACACGGACCGGGAGATCGCGACCCGGTTGCACCGCAGTGAGCGGGTGGTGAAGTTCCACGTCTCGAACCTGCTCGCGAAGCTGCAGGCGCGGAATCGCGCGCACCTGGTCCAGCTGGCCGTTCGGTCAGGGTTGCTGCCGGTGCACTGTCCTTGCGGACAGGCCGCAGGTGTCCGATCGACACGGGACGTGGCGTCCTAG
- a CDS encoding NUDIX hydrolase — protein MSNPATVIAAGGVVWRERRGTRQVLLVHRPRYDDWSLPKGKLTPHEHVLVAARREIEEETGQSVVLGPPVGVQRYEVRKNGGTVPKLVHYWSAQVLDDERGFEPNDEVDQLEWLSVDKAAKRLSYPRDVDILNNLEAVIPVVSTVVLLRHTPATKRKDWSGKDTARPLTDRGMVAADQLVPVLEALGVNRVMSSDAERCAATVAPYAAFTGKNIHLLPEISERGYEADPTGLTGLAGRVWKPGKITVICSHRPVLPAVARELGLRVGKFSPGAFLVAHRIGNGRLVPERFSGP, from the coding sequence ATGAGCAACCCGGCGACCGTGATCGCCGCGGGTGGCGTCGTCTGGCGTGAGCGCCGCGGCACCCGGCAGGTCCTGCTGGTCCACCGCCCCCGGTACGACGACTGGTCCCTGCCGAAGGGCAAGCTGACTCCGCACGAGCACGTCCTGGTGGCCGCCAGACGCGAGATCGAGGAGGAGACCGGGCAGTCGGTCGTCCTCGGCCCGCCGGTCGGCGTCCAGCGGTACGAGGTCCGCAAGAACGGCGGCACCGTGCCGAAGCTGGTGCACTACTGGTCCGCGCAGGTCCTGGACGACGAACGCGGGTTCGAGCCGAACGACGAGGTGGACCAGCTGGAGTGGCTCAGCGTGGACAAGGCGGCCAAACGGCTCAGCTATCCCCGCGACGTCGACATCCTGAACAACCTCGAAGCCGTGATCCCCGTGGTCTCCACGGTCGTACTGCTGCGGCACACGCCGGCGACGAAGCGGAAGGACTGGTCCGGCAAGGACACAGCCCGCCCGTTGACCGACCGGGGCATGGTGGCGGCCGACCAGCTCGTCCCCGTCCTGGAGGCGCTGGGCGTGAACAGGGTGATGAGCAGTGACGCCGAACGGTGCGCCGCCACGGTAGCGCCGTACGCCGCGTTCACCGGCAAGAACATCCACCTGCTCCCGGAGATCTCCGAGCGCGGTTACGAGGCGGACCCGACCGGGCTCACCGGACTGGCCGGGCGGGTGTGGAAGCCGGGGAAGATCACCGTGATCTGCTCGCACCGCCCCGTCCTGCCCGCGGTGGCGCGGGAGCTCGGTCTGCGGGTCGGCAAGTTCTCCCCCGGCGCGTTCCTCGTCGCGCACCGCATCGGCAACGGCCGCCTGGTCCCCGAACGTTTCAGCGGTCCCTGA
- the pstB gene encoding phosphate ABC transporter ATP-binding protein PstB — protein MAKRIEVSGLNVYYGDFKAVEDVSMTIEPRSVTAFIGPSGCGKSTYLRTLNRMHEVIPGARVEGKVVLDDQDLYAPGIDPVAVRRVVGMVFQRPNPFPTMSIFDNVASGLKLNGVKDRKKLTEVVETSLKGANLWNEVKDRLDKPGAGLSGGQQQRLCIARAIAVEPEVILMDEPCSALDPISTLAIEDLIEKLKDRFTVVIVTHNMQQAARVSDQTAFFNLAATGKPGRLIEMGPTKQIFSNPGEKATEDYITGRFG, from the coding sequence ATGGCCAAGCGCATCGAGGTCAGCGGCCTCAACGTCTACTACGGCGACTTCAAGGCCGTCGAGGACGTGTCGATGACGATCGAGCCCCGCTCGGTCACGGCGTTCATCGGCCCGTCCGGCTGCGGCAAGTCCACCTACCTGCGCACCCTCAACCGGATGCACGAGGTGATCCCCGGCGCCCGGGTGGAGGGCAAGGTCGTGCTCGACGACCAGGACCTGTACGCCCCGGGCATCGACCCGGTGGCGGTCCGCCGGGTGGTCGGCATGGTGTTCCAGCGGCCGAACCCGTTCCCGACGATGTCGATCTTCGACAACGTCGCGTCCGGGCTGAAGCTGAACGGCGTCAAGGACCGCAAGAAGCTCACCGAGGTCGTGGAGACCTCGCTCAAGGGCGCGAACCTGTGGAACGAGGTCAAGGACCGGCTGGACAAGCCGGGCGCGGGCCTGTCCGGCGGTCAGCAGCAGCGGCTGTGCATCGCCCGGGCGATCGCGGTCGAGCCCGAGGTGATCCTGATGGACGAGCCGTGCTCGGCGCTGGACCCGATCTCCACGCTGGCGATCGAGGACCTGATCGAGAAGCTGAAGGACCGGTTCACCGTCGTCATCGTCACCCACAACATGCAGCAGGCGGCCCGGGTCTCCGACCAGACCGCCTTCTTCAACCTGGCCGCGACCGGCAAGCCCGGCCGGCTGATCGAGATGGGCCCGACCAAGCAGATCTTCTCCAACCCGGGCGAGAAGGCGACCGAGGACTACATCACCGGCCGGTTCGGCTGA
- a CDS encoding alpha/beta hydrolase translates to MNRRLDSLLRSTLGNAVGAVQGTALRPITALPPAVRRRLAGAPIQIDGNVLDPDLRLLMRIEALLPGTGKKQSVESARANLLTLTKLVAGRPREVHRVTDLTVRGADGQLGARLYVPRDAGDGLLVFFHGGGWVVGDLETHDAYCRDLAVEAQTRILSVDYRRAPEAEAPVAAEDAIAAFTWAAEHAADLTVDPAKIAVGGDSSGGNLAAVVAQQCVLRNLPAPAFQLLIYPAVDLAARRPSRDLFAEGFFLTEEDIIWYRDHYTPDPELRPDPIVSPIHGPGENLAPAHIVTAGFDPLRDEGADYATHLTRAGTPTTHQNEPAMLHGFANILALGGETRAAQLRIAQALKQALNPE, encoded by the coding sequence GTGAACCGACGACTGGATTCGCTGCTGCGGTCGACCCTCGGTAACGCCGTGGGCGCGGTCCAGGGCACCGCTCTGCGCCCGATCACCGCGCTCCCACCGGCCGTCCGCCGCCGCCTCGCCGGGGCCCCGATCCAGATCGACGGCAACGTCCTCGACCCCGATCTGCGGCTCCTGATGCGGATCGAGGCCCTGCTGCCCGGAACCGGCAAGAAGCAGTCCGTCGAGTCCGCCCGCGCCAACCTGCTCACCCTGACCAAGCTGGTCGCCGGCCGCCCCCGCGAGGTCCACCGCGTCACCGACCTGACCGTCCGCGGCGCCGACGGCCAGCTCGGCGCCCGCCTCTACGTTCCCCGGGATGCGGGCGACGGCCTGCTGGTCTTCTTCCACGGCGGCGGCTGGGTCGTCGGCGACCTGGAGACGCACGACGCGTACTGCCGTGACCTGGCCGTCGAGGCGCAGACCCGCATCCTCAGCGTCGACTACCGCCGAGCCCCCGAAGCCGAAGCCCCGGTAGCCGCCGAAGACGCCATCGCCGCGTTCACCTGGGCCGCCGAACACGCCGCCGACCTGACCGTCGACCCCGCCAAGATCGCCGTCGGCGGCGACAGCTCAGGCGGCAACCTGGCCGCCGTGGTCGCCCAGCAGTGCGTACTCCGCAACCTCCCGGCCCCGGCCTTCCAGCTCCTCATCTACCCAGCCGTCGACCTGGCCGCCCGCCGCCCCTCCCGAGACCTCTTCGCCGAAGGCTTCTTCCTCACCGAAGAAGACATCATCTGGTACCGCGACCACTACACCCCAGACCCCGAGCTCCGCCCCGACCCCATCGTCTCCCCGATCCACGGCCCCGGCGAGAACCTGGCCCCCGCCCACATCGTCACAGCCGGCTTCGACCCCCTCCGAGACGAAGGAGCCGACTACGCCACCCACCTGACCAGAGCCGGCACCCCCACAACCCACCAGAACGAACCAGCCATGCTCCACGGCTTCGCCAACATCCTCGCCCTGGGCGGCGAAACCAGAGCAGCCCAACTCCGCATAGCCCAAGCCCTGAAACAAGCACTCAACCCAGAGTGA
- a CDS encoding DUF6318 family protein produces the protein MIRVGLLFQAPALRRLSRSVLLTAAKAVSLLMIVCIPMSCTNAPADSQVSGTPSAAAGSSQAAVTPPSRPGAAVGLAMPAAEAFVGYYVQLLNHAYATGDVDPLLAASDEGCLGCAGTADYLKTTNGSNGGLSGDYVDHLVAVDGLFTGSSGRVGGTVRIRTGDYTERTAPTAAPVRRRSSTQTWRFTLSAANGNWVMYEVEVEE, from the coding sequence ATGATTCGTGTTGGCTTGCTCTTCCAGGCACCGGCATTGCGTCGTCTGTCCAGATCGGTACTCCTGACTGCGGCAAAGGCCGTCAGCTTGCTCATGATTGTTTGCATCCCGATGTCCTGTACGAATGCTCCGGCCGACTCCCAGGTTTCTGGTACTCCGTCGGCCGCGGCCGGCTCCTCCCAAGCTGCTGTGACGCCACCGAGTCGGCCGGGAGCAGCCGTAGGACTCGCGATGCCCGCCGCTGAGGCGTTCGTTGGGTATTACGTTCAGTTGCTGAATCACGCTTACGCGACCGGTGACGTGGATCCGCTGCTTGCCGCGAGCGACGAAGGTTGCCTTGGGTGCGCTGGTACTGCCGACTATCTGAAGACGACCAATGGCAGCAACGGTGGTCTCTCGGGGGATTACGTGGACCACCTCGTCGCCGTGGACGGCCTCTTCACAGGCTCGTCCGGTCGAGTTGGTGGGACTGTGAGGATCCGGACGGGCGACTACACCGAGCGGACGGCCCCGACTGCCGCGCCCGTGCGCAGGCGATCATCCACCCAGACCTGGCGGTTTACCCTGTCGGCCGCCAACGGCAACTGGGTGATGTACGAGGTCGAAGTCGAGGAATGA
- a CDS encoding RNA degradosome polyphosphate kinase produces the protein MLDDVAGDLLASHNREYDVEPPYDIAEAGDLPMDRFSDRELSWLAFNQRVLELAENDRVPLLERAKFLAIFASNLDEFYMVRIAGLKRRIAAGVAVRSASGLLPREVLERSLSRSRELMDRQAETWRKVVQPALVEVGIDILRWDELEQTERDEMTRFFRERVFPVLTPLAVDPSHPFPYISGLSLNLAVVVRNPDTGGEHFARVKVPPLLPRFVQVAEGRFVPLEDVIATHLGQLFPGMEVTQHHTFRVTRNEDLEVEEDDAENLLAALEKELLRRRFGPPVRLEVEESIDPQVRALLLSELGVTESEVFELPGPLDLRGLFDIASLDRAELKYPGFVPSTHPHLAEVETSNPADMFHALKQRDVLVHHPYDSFSTSVQRFIEQAAADPHVLAIKQTLYRTSGDSPIVDALIDAAEAGKQVLVLVEIQARFDEQANIKWARQLEHAGCHVVYGVIGLKTHCKLSMVVRDEPDGLRRYVHIGTGNYHPKTARMYEDLGLLTSDTAVTEDVAHLFNHLSGFARTTGYRRLLVAPQSVRRGLVDRIEREIQHHLAGRPARVRIKVNSLVDEATCDALYRASQAGVQVDLWIRGICTIRPGVPGMSDSIRVRSILGRFLEHSRVFWFENGGEPEVWIGSADLMHRNLDRRVEVLVQLREPDHVAELRELFDLGFDERTGSWWLLPDDTWEAKLTGPDGEPLRDLQERLIATRGRRRQTDPIT, from the coding sequence ATGCTGGACGACGTGGCTGGAGACTTGTTGGCGTCGCACAACCGGGAATACGACGTCGAGCCCCCGTACGACATCGCGGAGGCCGGCGATCTGCCGATGGACCGGTTCTCGGATCGTGAGCTGAGCTGGCTCGCGTTCAACCAGCGAGTGCTCGAACTGGCCGAGAACGACCGGGTCCCGTTGCTGGAGCGGGCCAAGTTCCTGGCCATCTTCGCGAGCAACCTGGACGAGTTCTACATGGTCCGGATCGCGGGTCTGAAACGGCGGATCGCGGCCGGGGTGGCCGTCCGGTCCGCCAGTGGGCTGCTGCCGCGCGAAGTGCTCGAGCGCAGTCTCAGCCGCAGCCGCGAGCTGATGGACCGGCAGGCCGAGACCTGGCGGAAGGTGGTGCAGCCGGCGCTGGTCGAGGTCGGCATCGACATCCTGCGCTGGGACGAGCTGGAGCAGACCGAGCGGGACGAGATGACCCGGTTCTTCCGGGAACGCGTCTTCCCCGTACTGACACCGCTCGCCGTCGACCCGTCGCATCCGTTCCCGTACATCTCCGGCCTCTCGCTCAACCTGGCCGTGGTGGTCCGCAACCCCGACACCGGCGGCGAGCACTTCGCCCGGGTCAAGGTACCGCCGCTGCTGCCGCGGTTCGTCCAGGTCGCCGAGGGCCGGTTCGTCCCGCTCGAGGACGTCATCGCGACCCACCTGGGCCAGCTGTTCCCGGGCATGGAGGTCACCCAGCACCACACCTTCCGGGTCACCCGCAACGAGGACCTGGAGGTCGAGGAGGACGATGCGGAGAACCTGCTCGCCGCCCTCGAGAAGGAGCTGCTGCGGCGCCGGTTCGGTCCGCCGGTCCGGCTCGAGGTGGAGGAGTCGATCGACCCGCAGGTCCGGGCGCTGCTGCTGTCCGAGCTCGGGGTGACCGAGTCCGAGGTGTTCGAGCTGCCCGGCCCGCTGGACCTGCGCGGCCTGTTCGACATCGCCTCGCTGGACCGGGCCGAGCTGAAGTACCCTGGGTTCGTCCCGTCGACGCACCCGCACCTGGCCGAGGTGGAGACCTCGAACCCGGCCGACATGTTCCACGCGCTCAAGCAGCGCGACGTGCTCGTGCACCACCCGTACGACTCGTTCTCCACGTCGGTGCAGCGGTTCATCGAGCAGGCCGCGGCCGACCCGCACGTGCTGGCGATCAAGCAGACGTTGTACCGGACCAGCGGTGACTCGCCGATCGTGGACGCGCTGATCGACGCGGCCGAGGCGGGCAAGCAGGTCCTGGTCCTGGTCGAGATCCAGGCCCGGTTCGACGAGCAGGCGAACATCAAGTGGGCCCGTCAGCTGGAGCACGCGGGCTGCCACGTGGTGTACGGCGTGATCGGGCTGAAGACGCACTGCAAGTTGTCGATGGTGGTCCGCGACGAGCCGGACGGGCTGCGCCGCTACGTTCACATCGGCACCGGGAACTACCACCCGAAGACGGCCCGGATGTACGAGGACCTCGGCCTGCTGACCAGCGACACCGCGGTCACCGAGGACGTGGCCCACCTGTTCAACCACCTGTCCGGCTTCGCCCGCACCACCGGGTACCGCCGGCTCCTGGTCGCGCCGCAGTCGGTACGCCGGGGTCTGGTCGACCGGATCGAGCGGGAGATCCAGCACCATCTCGCCGGGCGCCCGGCCCGGGTCCGGATCAAGGTGAACAGCCTGGTCGACGAGGCCACCTGCGACGCCCTGTACCGCGCGTCCCAGGCCGGCGTCCAGGTCGATCTGTGGATCCGCGGCATCTGCACGATCCGGCCCGGGGTTCCGGGGATGTCGGACAGCATCCGGGTCCGCAGCATCCTCGGCCGGTTCCTGGAGCACAGCCGCGTCTTCTGGTTCGAGAACGGTGGTGAGCCGGAGGTGTGGATCGGCTCGGCGGACCTGATGCACCGCAACCTGGACCGCCGGGTCGAGGTGCTCGTCCAGCTCCGCGAACCGGACCACGTCGCCGAGCTGCGGGAGCTGTTCGACCTCGGGTTCGACGAGCGCACCGGGTCCTGGTGGCTGCTGCCGGACGACACCTGGGAGGCCAAGCTGACCGGGCCCGACGGCGAACCGCTGCGCGATCTGCAGGAACGGCTGATCGCTACGCGTGGCCGCCGCCGGCAGACGGACCCGATCACCTAA
- the pstA gene encoding phosphate ABC transporter permease PstA, whose protein sequence is MSSTLAANRPAYDGKTLDLTGKSGARAVKNTLATIFIVLAFVIALIPLLWILWTVVSKGYHLLLDANWWGQSQRGVTVRREGGGAYHAIMGTLIMALITAVIAVPIAILGAIYLVEYGKGTKAAKAVSFTVDILTGVPSIVAALFVYAVWITVFGFNRVGFAVSLSLVLLMLPVVLRSTEEMLKLVPDELREASYALGVPKWKTILKVVVPTAFGGIVTGVMLGLARVMGETAPLLILVGYSKNINLNPFDGFMGALPTMINQDRTELALQPAADRVWAAALTLILLVLLLNLLARVIARFSTIKSK, encoded by the coding sequence ATGAGCAGCACGCTGGCCGCCAACCGGCCCGCCTACGACGGCAAGACGCTCGACCTGACCGGCAAGTCCGGGGCCCGCGCGGTGAAGAACACGCTGGCCACGATCTTCATCGTGCTCGCCTTCGTGATCGCGCTGATCCCGCTGTTGTGGATCCTCTGGACCGTGGTCAGCAAGGGGTACCACCTGCTGCTGGACGCGAACTGGTGGGGCCAGTCGCAGCGCGGGGTGACCGTCCGCCGCGAGGGCGGCGGCGCGTACCACGCGATCATGGGCACGTTGATCATGGCCCTGATCACCGCGGTGATCGCGGTCCCGATCGCGATCCTCGGCGCCATCTACCTGGTCGAGTACGGCAAGGGCACCAAGGCCGCGAAGGCGGTCAGCTTCACCGTGGACATCCTCACCGGTGTCCCGTCGATCGTCGCCGCGCTGTTCGTCTACGCGGTCTGGATCACGGTGTTCGGCTTCAACCGGGTCGGGTTCGCCGTCTCGCTGTCGCTGGTGCTGCTGATGCTGCCGGTCGTGCTGCGGTCCACCGAGGAGATGCTGAAGCTGGTCCCGGACGAGCTCCGGGAGGCGTCGTACGCACTCGGGGTGCCGAAGTGGAAGACGATCCTCAAGGTGGTCGTGCCGACCGCGTTCGGCGGCATCGTCACCGGCGTGATGCTCGGCCTGGCCCGGGTGATGGGTGAGACCGCGCCGCTGCTGATCCTGGTCGGCTACTCCAAGAACATCAACCTGAACCCGTTCGACGGGTTCATGGGCGCGCTGCCGACGATGATCAACCAGGACCGGACCGAGCTGGCGCTGCAGCCGGCCGCGGACCGGGTCTGGGCGGCCGCGCTGACGTTGATCCTGCTGGTCCTGCTGCTCAACCTGCTGGCCCGCGTGATCGCGCGGTTCAGCACCATCAAGTCGAAATAG